From the Desulfuromonas thiophila genome, the window GCAGCTGCAGTGTTACGCGGCCGCTCAGGGCATGGTTTGCAGTCTGACGCCCTGCGCCGATCTGGCCAGCGCTCGACAGCTGGCGGCGCAGCCGCTTCCAGGGTGCCATCAGCTGGTAGCCAACCTGGCTGGGCGTCTGTACCTGCTGCGTTTTGAGGGGGTGCGCCGCACCCTGCCGCTGGCGACGCTGCAGGACTTCCTTGATGACTTTCTGCAGCAGCAGCCTTGGGTCGGTATCGATTATATTCATGGCGAGGACAGCGTCAGCCGGCTGGCGTCACGCCCCAAACGGGCCGGTTTTTATCTGCCCGCCATTTCCAAGCACGAGCTGTTTGCGACCATTGTGCGTGATGGAGCGCTGCCGCGTAAAACCTTTTCCATGGGCCATGCCGACGAAAAACGCTTCTACCTGGAGGCCCGCGCCCTGCGCTGAGACTTGCAATAGCGGTTGTGTGCGCTAGACTCGCCAAGTAACGTCTGATTTTACGCTGTTTTTACAAGGAGGAAGCGATGAAACGCTGGTTGACCCTGGCGCAGTGGAATCCCTACCTTGCCGGGGCCTGTGTCGGTATTCTGGCCGTGCTGTCGGTGTTGGTGACCTCCCTGGTGCTGGATAAGGGACAGTACCTTGGTGCTTCGACCACTTTCGTGCGGGCTTCGGGCCTGATTGAGCAGGTGGTCAGCCCCGATCATGTGGCCGCCAACAGCTATTTCCAGAAAGAGAAAATCAAGGTGGACTGGCAGATGCTGTTTGTCATCGGTGTCTTTGGCGGCGCGTTGCTGTCGGCCCGCCTGGGGCGCACCGCCCGTCTCGAATGGGTGCCGCCGGTCTGGCGCGAACGCTTCGGCCCCAGTCCGCTGCGGCGTGCCGTTGGCGCCTTCATCGGTGGCTTCATTCTGCTGTTCGGCGCGCGTCTGGCCGGCGGCTGCCCCAGTGGCCACGGCATGTCGGGCAATATGCAACTGGCCGTCAGCAGTCTGCTGGCGCTGGTTTTCTTCATCCTTGGCGCCGTGCTGGCGGCGCGCCAGATCTACCCGCCGGGAGACCACTGATGGAACTGTTTCTGGGACTGATCACCGGGGTGCTGTTCGGCTTCTTTCTGCAAAAAGGCCAGGTATTGCGTTTTGAGCGGCAGGTGCGTTTCATGCTGCTGCAGGATTTGACCATCATCAAGTTCATGGCCACCGCCGTGCTGGTCGGTATGGTCGGCGTCTATGCCCTGCACGGCCTGGGAGTGATTGCCCTGAGTGTCAAAGGCACCGTGGTCGCTGCCCAGATCATGGGCGGACTGCTGTTTGGCGTCGGCTGGGCACTGGCCGGCTTCTGCCCCGGTACCGCCGTCGGCGCCCTGGCTGAAGGCCGGTTGCATGCCCTTTGGGCCTTGCTGGGCATGCTGTGTGGTGCGGCTGCCTATGCTGAAGCCTACCCGGTGCTGCAAAAAACCGTGCTTACCTGGGGGGATTACGGCAAAATCACCTTGCCGCAGTTGCTGGGTCTGTCGCCCTGGCTCATTATTGTCGTTTTTATTGCTGCTGCCGTACCGTTATTGTATCTGGCCGAACGCAAGGGTTTGTAACCAGCCTGTCACGGCGGAGCAGACCAATCAAAAAGCCGGAATGCCCTTGAGGGCATTCCGGCTTTTTGATTGGTGTTCTCGTTGTCCTGCTCAGGTCAAGTTTAGCGGCGGCTGGCCGTGGAGACTTGACGATCAGTGTTTCTGGATGCACCAGCGCTCCTCCGGCGGCGGGGTTGCTGGCGATTGCCCGGTGCAGTGGCCGGTCGCGGAGCTGAAGCTTCCGATGAAGCGACCGCAGGGGCGACGAAGCCGCTGACTTGCTCCTGCGGCAGGCTGCGCTTGAGCAGCCGTTCGATGTCGCGCAGCAGCTTGATTTCATCTGGGCTGACCAGGGAAACGGCTTCACCGCTGTGGCCGGCACGGCCCGTGCGGCCGATGCGGTGGACGTAGTCTTCCGGCACATTGGGCAACTCGTAGTTGACCACCTGGGGCAACTGATCGATATCGAGCCCGCGGGCGGCGATGTCGGTGGCGACCAGGACACGCACCCGTCCGGCCTTGAAGTCGGCCAGAGCCTTGGTCCGGGCGCCCTGACTTTTGTTGCCGTGGATGGCTGCGGAACTCAGGCCATCCTTTGCCAGTTGCTCGGCCAGACGATTGGCGCCGTGCTTGGTGCGGGTGAAAACCAGCACCTGCTGCCAGTTGCGTGAGCCGATCAGGTAGGACAACAGGGCCCGCTTCTGGCTTTTGTCCACCGGATAGACCCGCTGTTCAACGGCTTCAGCCGGGGTGTTGCGCCGGGCCACCTCAATTACCGTCGGACGGTTGAGCAGGCCATCGGCCAGGCGGCGGATGTCGTCGGAGAAGGTGGCGGAAAACAACAGGTTCTGGCGGCTGGCCGGCAGCAGGGCCAGTACTCGCCGGATATCGTGGATAAAGCCCATGTCAAGCATGCGGTCCGCTTCGTCGAGTACAAGAATTTCGACCTGACGAAGATCAAGGCATTGCTGGTTGTGCAGATCAAGCAGACGGCCCGGCGTGGCGATAAGGATGTCAACACCTTGGCGCAGGGCAGCTTTCTGCGGCACACAGCTGACACCGCCGAAGATGACGGCCGATTTCAGCGGCAGATGGCGACCGTAGGCGGTGACGCTGTCACCGATCTGGGCGGCCAGTTCGCGAGTCGGGGCCAGAATCAGGGCGCGGATTGGATGACGCCGGCCACTGAGGCGGCGGGCAGAGAGCTGTTGCA encodes:
- a CDS encoding YeeE/YedE thiosulfate transporter family protein translates to MKRWLTLAQWNPYLAGACVGILAVLSVLVTSLVLDKGQYLGASTTFVRASGLIEQVVSPDHVAANSYFQKEKIKVDWQMLFVIGVFGGALLSARLGRTARLEWVPPVWRERFGPSPLRRAVGAFIGGFILLFGARLAGGCPSGHGMSGNMQLAVSSLLALVFFILGAVLAARQIYPPGDH
- a CDS encoding DUF6691 family protein; the protein is MELFLGLITGVLFGFFLQKGQVLRFERQVRFMLLQDLTIIKFMATAVLVGMVGVYALHGLGVIALSVKGTVVAAQIMGGLLFGVGWALAGFCPGTAVGALAEGRLHALWALLGMLCGAAAYAEAYPVLQKTVLTWGDYGKITLPQLLGLSPWLIIVVFIAAAVPLLYLAERKGL
- a CDS encoding DEAD/DEAH box helicase; this encodes MNTFDKLGLSAELVRAVAEQGYSTPTPIQSQAIPAVLAGGDLLAAAQTGTGKTAGFTLPLLQQLSARRLSGRRHPIRALILAPTRELAAQIGDSVTAYGRHLPLKSAVIFGGVSCVPQKAALRQGVDILIATPGRLLDLHNQQCLDLRQVEILVLDEADRMLDMGFIHDIRRVLALLPASRQNLLFSATFSDDIRRLADGLLNRPTVIEVARRNTPAEAVEQRVYPVDKSQKRALLSYLIGSRNWQQVLVFTRTKHGANRLAEQLAKDGLSSAAIHGNKSQGARTKALADFKAGRVRVLVATDIAARGLDIDQLPQVVNYELPNVPEDYVHRIGRTGRAGHSGEAVSLVSPDEIKLLRDIERLLKRSLPQEQVSGFVAPAVASSEASAPRPATAPGNRQQPRRRRSAGASRNTDRQVSTASRR